The DNA region GAAAAAAGCGTCAGAGCTAGCACAGCCATCAGATACCGCGACACTGCTGGCTGTGGTCGACTGCAGGCTTACCGGGTATCAGGTGACTGGGGCCGTTAACTTGTTCAAGATTGCAATGATGTGTGTGGAGGATGAGAGCTCTGCCAGGCCTACTATGAGGGAAGTTGTTCACATGCTCACCAATCCTCCACAATCTGCTCCCAATTTTCTAAATCTTTGACTATAAAAGCATTTCATATATATAGTAAGATGTAGATGGCAAGTGAAAACTAATTTCGAATCTAATGGTAATTTTGTCCCTTGGGATATGTAAAGTTATCTATTGACTAAATTATTGATGCATCAGTCTCCAAAATCCAAGCAGACCACTGGAATCGTAATGCAATTAGTTCACCAGTGTGGACAACTTATACTGCAGCAAGGTGGGAAGAGAATTTACCCTGAAATCGACTAGCTTTCGCAAAAAGAACCACTCCCCGATCATCTCGCACAACTTTACCCAAACCAAAATATGGAAGATCAGATACTACATGTGAAACCCCATGACTTGATTAACGATGATTATGTAACTATAAGTTGTAGATCAACTCATAACGTTTGAAAGTGGTGTCCTCCTCTTAGATGGTAGAAACGTGTGGTTAGAATTTTCATTTGTCCTGATGCTAAATGAATGATGAGAATTAATTAGAGTATGTTTTATTCTTCATGCAGCAACTTCTTTTGTCTGTTTGGGTTGATGATATCATGATTTGCTGCCATATAAGTACTGAgaagaaaagtaaaacagaGTAAACTCGATCCCTCACCATTTTTCACTAAAGCTAAGCTTCAAAACCCTTATATATCCACCATTTCGAACTAACTGCAGAAATATTAAGATTGCGCTGTTGCCTTGAATTCTCGTTAGTACCTTGATTTACTTTATTTATTGGTTGTGTTAAACGAGCTTAGGATGGAAAAGATGTCCTCTGGATAAAttattttcaagatttcaaATGCGACTCAAGTGTTTAAAATAGCGGCTGGAATAATTTGCAGTGTCGCTAATCGTTATTTGATTGAGCCTATATGATTTCCTTAAGGTTTAATCAAGAAAATCTATGTTTGATTCAAATAATGTAAATACAAGCTAAATTTTGATAAGTTTTACTTATAAATATTTCGACTCTTGGTCGAAATTGAGTAAGAACCGAATGTAGGAAGTATTTGAACTATGAAACTATAGTGTGCAAGCCTTAAAAGTGCATATTATGTTTTGAAATCCataattgattttgtgatttttaatttatgatttatacaaaaattaatgtaatatgcaataataataaaatatgatccaaaaaaatatcgtttaattcttaataattgaataacCTCACAACAACCATGATTTTTTAACTTCtttttagcattttcaatttcaattaatatgtaaactatgatatttttatacaaaattatatccacacaaatattcttttcatatgtatattatcaatttaaaaacaaaattacagattaatcaattgatgtatttttaaaaaattacaagCATGCATACAAACCCACGTATATACACGTATAaggatataattatttaaattttaaataaataaattcatttattaatataaatattgaaaaactatttcaaaatgaatatgttatatattttaattaattattggttcaaaaaaattaataaaaaataatatgttataattaagtacaaattttttaattttttttaaaaaaaattcacaaaaatctataaaaatttTGCAAAAAAATCTATATGAATCTACTTAAATctgtttataataaataaataagattCTGTGAAAATcgataaaaatttataatttaaaaaaattattaaaaatcattttttttttctaaattgaATTCAATTCTTATATCTTTGTGCAATCAAATCGTTGATATATATCTCTTCTGATTGCGGTTTGCATCCTCGTCTTTACGCATTGGAACACTCTAACCTATGTCTTAGGTGAAAAACACAAAAACATGTAATTTAGGGTTTCGGGTAAAGTATTTTTCGTGTTTCCTCGCTTAAAGACTTTtgaaatttttccttttttctttcTATTTCTTCTTCGGTTTAGAAATAGCCATGAAATTTGTTTCACTGGTTTTCTGGGCTAATATTTCTCTGAATGGTGGCCTTTTGATTTTAGTTGACTCAGAGATTCAATTGTTGTTTCATGGTTAGAGCTGTTTGTTAAGAAATTCACATGTTTCGTCAGGTGCATTAAAAATTACTATTGATTTATTCTGGATTTCTTTTTTCAGGAAATTGAATCAATCATCTTGGAATAACTCGTACTTCTACGCTGCGGACATTGCTGACTGGTGCGTGAATTCTCTAGACTGCTCACTATGTTTTTTGCTTGTATTCTTATTGCTGTTCTAAGTGTTATGAAAGAAACAGAAAGAAATTTGATAAACTGTAGTTGGTATGTGATTTATGGGCTTATTGATCTCTCTTCATGAATAGtttatacttttttttttgCGTGCATGCTTGCCTTTGAATTGATTAGTGGACTTCaagttttttatatttttttatagctATTTCTTTATTCATCTGTTGTTTTATTTGCTGTTAAATTCTTATATATAATCTGCGATTGATTTACATCCATTATATCATGTCACCAAATATTGGTCAATGAACTTGGGAGTATCAGCTCTTGCAATTTATGTCCCTCTTGCCCAACTAAGTTGAGCCACTGTAATGGTGAAGAATGTTTTAGTATGGAGTGTTATTATTTCTCAGTATAGTATAAAAATTTGGTACATATCTTTTCTCGAGTACGCTCAGGACTTTGTTGCTTTACAATTTTTAGTGGTCCTGTAAGTCCCCAAAGAAGATAACTGAACAGGCTGACCAGTAAAGGAAAAATAATAATGCTCTTCTAATTTATGTGTATCGACTGCTACAGAAATCTTTTCCGTCATTTTTTCACTAGAAGTAAGTCAGTAACCACCTTATTCCAGCCTTAGGCTCTCAATGTCAACTCGTTTCTAAATTCTAACTCAACTGTTATTCACAGTTAACCCAATAGCTTCACTACTCGCAAATATGGGACTCAGTATTACCTATGACAGTCACAGCTGCATTTAAGTTCACAtgataagaaaatatatttcattattattttgttattaaAATGACGATTGCTGGTTATTGATTAGAATTTTATGTTCTTAAACTTTGTTTTCTTTAAATTACTGCAGGACAAATACCATTCTGGGAAATACATAGTATGTTGTTGTCCTAGCTTTTGAGAATTATGATGCTGGATGACTTCTTCACTTTGACTGAGATGAATCACGGGCTCACGTCCCCCTCTCGAGTCATGGAACTTGTGGCTGTCATGCAGAAAGGAAGAAGTGGTACTGTCAATGTTGGTGACACGATCAGGCAGTGGTCGGCAGTTGCGAGTGCCATTGCTGCCACTGAGAACAAGGATTGTCTTGATCTTTTTATTCAGTTAGATGGAGTTCAATTTATTGATAAGTGGCTGAAGGATGTTCAGAAGTTCAACAATTACTCAGATAAAAGCTTTCCAGAAGAGACAATTATTCATCTACTCGAAGCCCTTGAAACACTGGATATGAACTGTGAAAAGTTGATTGCCTCTGAAATCTGGGTAACTGTCGAGGATCTCCTAGTTCATGGTAGCTCTAAGGTACAAGGTAAAGCTCGAGTGCTGTTTGAAAGCTGGAAATGTAAAAGAGACGGTGTTGACTCTGTATCAGTTGAGAAAGTAGGAGCATTATCTGATGATGAAATGGATGAAAGTGAACATGTTCAAAGAGGTTGTGAATGTTCAAAATCACCTTCGAGATATTCTTCTCTGTCCTGTGACTTTTCTGGTCTGGAGAAGGGCCAGGATTCAACTACAGTTGAACAAGTGCCACCGACAGTTTCTGAAGCTCTTCATCCTGGTCCAGTTTTTGGTGCGTGCAATTCGAACAAAATATTAGATACCCCAAATGGGGATGACAGAGCTTCAGATCAAGTCGTTCCACCTCTTTGTGAACCTTCCGTGGGTTTTTCTACGTGTGAGTCAGTTGGCACTGCATTGGTTGAATCATGTATTACCGCTGTTCCAAGACAAGATATGCATGATGGACTTGCGGAGTTTTCTAAGTTGGAGTCAACTGGTGATTTGATACATGCCCGAAAGATTGAATGTTCATCCGAGAAGTCAATCTCTCTCGAAGAATCTAAGAAATCAGAATACAAAGCTACGTCTTCAAGTACTGATGTTGCATATGCAAATAATTCTGTAACGGAACACGAGAAGAAAAATTCTTGTGATGAAGGTCCACCTTTTATTGATTCAAAGAAAATTGATTCTGGTGGAAAAGATACTGATGATGGCAGTCATGAAAACAAATGCAGAAGTTCATCTCTAGACCTTTCTTGCCAAGTTTCCATAGAAGTGGAGAGAGAAGCTGTAGATTCCGAAGAACAAAGTAGCAGTTCTGAGAAACCACCTGAAGGTAATATTAGGCAGCCTGATAACCTGGACCCTGTAAATGCAAATCAATCCAATGATAGTAGGGGATTACATAATAAGGTGACGAATATCCCAGAGTTGACTGCTGAAGCTTCACCAGTGCAAAAGTTTGCAGCTTGCATTGAAGACCCAGGCATAGCACAGACAAGTAGCCCCCAAGATATGGAAACCTCTCAAGTCACTGAGGTTGCTCATGAAGAAGCCAGAGCAGAAAAAGGCCCATGTAAATTTGACTTGAATCAGGAAGTTTTCTCAGAAGATATTGATTGTTCTGAGAATCAAACTGGAGCGACATCTATTCTTTCTGCTTCGGGGGAGGTGGCCGCTCCTGGACTCCCTGTTTCTCCCGTGCAGTTTGAGGGCAATTTTGGCTGGAAAGGTTCAGTTGACAAAAGTGATTTTCTTCCTGCATCACCTGGTCAAAGTACTAAGAGCAATGAGGATCTTACTGTTGGGGTTATCAGTAGCACTCCGAAGCCGCCACGAGGATTTCGTGAAATTGATCTGAATGTCACTGAGAGTGGAGATGGCAATACTAGAGACCTGTTGCATTATAAACATGTTCCTGTGTATTCCAGTCTTCCTTCTGGGGAATCTTCTGTGGAAACAGAATCGAGAAAATCTGAACGTCATGATTTGGATCTGAATCTTACAAGTGAAGACGACGGAGTTCCATCAGATTGGAGGATAGGACACCGCTTTCCCGAAGAAATTGACCACCATCAGTCTCATTCTTCATCAGCATCATCAATGCAGCCTTTAAGCATTATTGATCTGAATGATCAACCAAATTTTCCAAATGATTCTTATGATATTTCCTATTTAAGTAATGTGAATGTTTCAGGGGGTACTAAAACAGACGGGTCCATAATTTCCATCATGGGAGCAAGAGTGAAGATCAATCCCAAAGATCTTGTTCCACAAACGATACCCTTTCCAAATGGCCGAACTCCAGAGCATACATTTGATGTAAAAGTGGGTAGAACAGAGACTTGTTTTGCGATTGGATCTGTTCTTCCATACGCCCATTCGTCAGTTTATGGTTACAATAACGTTGCACCTGTCCCGGCAGTTGCTGCTTTGCCTTTCTCCTCCTCTTCATATGGATCTGGATTAGCAATTCCTTACATTGTAGATTCTAGACGATCACCTATTATCCCCCAAATTGGGGGCGATGGTTTCTCTCAACAGCCATTCGTATTAAACATAATGAGCTCAATTCCAGCAGATGGAGCTTCAGGGAGCAGTTTCGATCTGAACTCTGGAGCGATGATTAAAGATGGAGGTAGGGAGCCTTTAGTCCTCAGAGATTTCTTAAATTTGGGCCCAGTCAATTCAATGGATGATCAGCTGAGGTCTAATACCTTACCCACCCTCGGTTCAGAAATCGGTGGGAAGCGAAAAGAACCAGATAATGGATTGGAACATTacccttttagaaattatacaCCACCATGGAAATAGATTCTAGATTTCTGGTCTTCATTTCTTGGAATCAGATGAGGACCAACCAGAATATGTTTATGGTTTTATATAGCAATATTTTTAGCTCAAGGAGAAAGATTTACATCTGAGTTAGTGGTCGAGCAATCGGCAGACATTATTTTAGTTTCTGGGAATTTAGGGCGATATTTGATTTGGATATACGTTTCTCAGATTATTACATATGTTAAGCGTCACAGGATTCAGGAACCTTGTCGTCTGGCTCTTGTATAGCATAACATATAGTTACGTGACAAATTGTGAAATGAATTGTCATTAGACATCTTTTGAGGCTATGAGGGATTCATTTTATTCTGCTTTTGTTTTCATTGTTTGAGTCGATGGTTTTTTCTTTAATTCTTGTTACTGTGGTGGGCGAGGCATTAAAAAATAGCTTATTCATAAAGAACACATTATTAAAGTGTGAATCCCTAAAATTCCCCATATTATTAATACTGTAATTAATCTTTTCACAACTGCGTGTTACTTTATATCAACAATTCAACATTGTCATCAAGAATTCATAAGGTATCGGTACTCAAACACACGAAATTTTGTGTGTTAATTTCTCAAATTGCCTGAAAACCCTCCTTGAACAATAATTTATTTCCTGCATGCGTTGTGCTTATgaatataatataaaacattaaaatgaaatcatttgcattattttatatCATATGAATACATATTGCATATTTGATGCTCAacattaaagtttgaattttttaaaggAAAGACAAATAAATTTGGGGGCATTTAGTTTCATAACCTCCGTTGGAAAGCTAATTTGGTTAATGaccttatatattttttatttaggtAAACGACTTTCCTTGTATGTTGTCAATTATTTAATTCCCTCAAAAGACAAAATTATAATCCATTAGTCCAGGAAAATTTGGTTGGGTCTTTTGCTATATCGGGTCAGTTTAATCAAATCATCGTACCACTcccatttttatttcattttttttcacaCCTACTATTCCTCGCGCTTCTTCTACCCATTTTTACGTGGGAAAATTTTTACTTTGCAGAGGAACCAACCAAGACTGATAAAATTGCTCTTATTCTACCTGCATTGGATAGTAAGAAGCGGATTTCACCTAATTTTATGTTTCAATGTAAGTATATTTAGTTTAATCATCTGGTTTTCCACGCTATTTTCTAGTTTCAATGATAAATAAGAATCACTCTCAAACAAAATCCACAAAGAGCCAGCAAATAGCAAGAAAAACACTGTTTCTCAATTTTGCCTCCTCCTAAGCAAAGTTTTTTGAATTCAGAAAAGAGAAAATGGACCTTGCTGTTAGAAAATGAAAGGTGGATAACATGGGCATAGAGAGAATATAGATAATATGGGTTAACATGGGTAgggtttaagattttaattgacctgttttttttttttttttgacccGTGTaagtaaataaattaattatttatatataaatataatagttTAATTTTGGATATACAATATATATGGGGTCAATTTTGTTATACCAACATAAAAAAAAagctcaattttttaaaaattttgtgtcAAAAAGTGGTGTAGCCAAATATCCCATAAATTTGTCAGGCGAGCTCATTATAATTAACCAACCATTCATGATTAACAAGATGCAGTCTCCCTCGGACGCTTCCAGAATCCGAAAACTTCTCCACGTGTCTCCACCAATCAAAACTAACCACATGGAAATGAGCTTATCTGAACCGTCTGATATTCCACGCTGGCATATCCAAACCAATCAGAACGCTGTAAGTCTTGGCAGCGTTACTAAAACCCTCACTATATAAGATTACTCAAATCACTCACCAAAAAATCACAAGTACTGACTACTAAATCTGACCTGAGATTGAATAGAAATTAGCACAATGAGGAAGTGGGCGATCCCTTCCGTTCTCTTCTTGTTATGTCTTCTGTTTCTTCTTCCGGATCAAGGTACGTAATCATGTTTtgtgatgattttttttttttacttctaGTTATTGGGTTCACTTGTCATTCGATGCTTGTAGATGTTTAACTGTGAGATCCGGTTGAAAGTAAATCTATTGTGTGATTTTTTTGAGCTTATTTTAATGGATCTAAGTTTATCGTAAAGTTTTATGCAATAGTATTAAATCGAAACGAGTTCAAACAACGTAATTGAGCATTTAGTATAATTCATCGCTACTAGATAAATATGATGTCCCTGATTGCTGCGATCGGGGAGGGGTGTTGCTCTTTTACTGAgaaatgttttgatttgaggCATGATTTCTCGATAATGTGGAGATTCCAACTCTTCTGGTTACGTCGAACAAGTACTGCAATCCTTGAAATTATTAGTGATGTTCTGTTGTGTTCTATGCCTAGGATTTGTTTgaaatgatattgatgttgcttAATTCGAGTTGTGGAACTGAATTTCAAAACTCGCAGGTAGGAAATTACATGCAAATGCAGAAGTCGATGTGGATGCTCCTGTTGATCCACCAAAAGTGGAAGATAAGATTGGAGCTGTCCCCCACGGATTATCTACAGATTCTGATGTTGTTAAGAGGTGTTATTAAATTCTATGTATTATAATTCATTTAAATGATGTTTATTACTTTTAGCTCATCAATCCATATTCTGATTTGTGATTTGCTTTATTGTCATTTAGAGAATCTGAGTCCATATCAAGAAAAACTCTTCGTGCGCATGCGGAGAAGTTTCAATTCCAGGCTGAAGTTTCACGACTTATGGACATCATCATCAACTCACTTTACAGCAATAAAGATATTTTCTTGAGAGAGTTGATCTCGAATGCTTCTGATGTGAGTTTTTTTTCTTACCCTTTGTGTGATGTTCCCTTTTTGTTGTGTGATGTTATTTACGTCATGTATGAGAAAGAGCTTGTGTTTGATTTGTGTTCGTTGATAACTCAGGCACTGGACAAGATTAGATTCCTGTCACTCACTGACAAAGAAATTTTGGGTGAAGGTGATGATACGAAGCTCGAGATTCAGGTTAGTCGTAATTCGGTTACAGTAATGAGTTTCGCCAAATTTTTATCGAGCATTTCTTAGGAAGCCTTTAAACATTATTATGTTTATGGTAGCGCTAATGCATGAAGCAATTTTTTCCGTTGCTTTaaagaatatttttttgtagATTTTCATGAAAGTACTCTGGAGTACGTTAAGTAGTGATAATAGAATTTTATGGACATCAGATTGTACTTGAATATGTATTGACTGCCTGTTGAGTGTTGACATCTTGATTGTTATAATTCGTAGCTGTTCAGTGCTGATTTCTTGTAACGAATTTTGTACTATTTGGTCATATTGTgcgataaatatattttttctgaaaattaatGGAAATGAATAAATGCAGATTACATTggataaagaaaagaaaatactttCAATACGGGACAGAGGTATTGGAATGACAAAGGAGGATTTGATCAAGAATTTGGGAACCATTGCTAAATCTGGAACTTCAGGTGTGTATTAGTGTATTATGTCTGATAGTTCAACTTTTAATGCTTTTACCTTACTTTGATTCATTTACGGATCAGAATTTCCTTGTTTTTTTTAACTTTCAATGATTGTTTTTGTACAGCATTTGTAGAAAAAATGCAAACAAGTGGAGATCTTAACCTTATTGGGCAATTTGGTGTTGGATTCTACTCTGTGTATCTTGTGGCTGATTACGTTGAAGTGATTAGCAAACATAACGACGATAAACAGTATGTGTTGTAGTTATGTTTTCAT from Primulina tabacum isolate GXHZ01 chromosome 14, ASM2559414v2, whole genome shotgun sequence includes:
- the LOC142524241 gene encoding uncharacterized protein LOC142524241 isoform X1; translated protein: MMLDDFFTLTEMNHGLTSPSRVMELVAVMQKGRSGTVNVGDTIRQWSAVASAIAATENKDCLDLFIQLDGVQFIDKWLKDVQKFNNYSDKSFPEETIIHLLEALETLDMNCEKLIASEIWVTVEDLLVHGSSKVQGKARVLFESWKCKRDGVDSVSVEKVGALSDDEMDESEHVQRGCECSKSPSRYSSLSCDFSGLEKGQDSTTVEQVPPTVSEALHPGPVFGACNSNKILDTPNGDDRASDQVVPPLCEPSVGFSTCESVGTALVESCITAVPRQDMHDGLAEFSKLESTGDLIHARKIECSSEKSISLEESKKSEYKATSSSTDVAYANNSVTEHEKKNSCDEGPPFIDSKKIDSGGKDTDDGSHENKCRSSSLDLSCQVSIEVEREAVDSEEQSSSSEKPPEGNIRQPDNLDPVNANQSNDSRGLHNKVTNIPELTAEASPVQKFAACIEDPGIAQTSSPQDMETSQVTEVAHEEARAEKGPCKFDLNQEVFSEDIDCSENQTGATSILSASGEVAAPGLPVSPVQFEGNFGWKGSVDKSDFLPASPGQSTKSNEDLTVGVISSTPKPPRGFREIDLNVTESGDGNTRDLLHYKHVPVYSSLPSGESSVETESRKSERHDLDLNLTSEDDGVPSDWRIGHRFPEEIDHHQSHSSSASSMQPLSIIDLNDQPNFPNDSYDISYLSNVNVSGGTKTDGSIISIMGARVKINPKDLVPQTIPFPNGRTPEHTFDVKVGRTETCFAIGSVLPYAHSSVYGYNNVAPVPAVAALPFSSSSYGSGLAIPYIVDSRRSPIIPQIGGDGFSQQPFVLNIMSSIPADGASGSSFDLNSGAMIKDGGREPLVLRDFLNLGPVNSMDDQLRSNTLPTLGSEIGGKRKEPDNGLEHYPFRNYTPPWK
- the LOC142524241 gene encoding uncharacterized protein LOC142524241 isoform X2 — translated: MNHGLTSPSRVMELVAVMQKGRSGTVNVGDTIRQWSAVASAIAATENKDCLDLFIQLDGVQFIDKWLKDVQKFNNYSDKSFPEETIIHLLEALETLDMNCEKLIASEIWVTVEDLLVHGSSKVQGKARVLFESWKCKRDGVDSVSVEKVGALSDDEMDESEHVQRGCECSKSPSRYSSLSCDFSGLEKGQDSTTVEQVPPTVSEALHPGPVFGACNSNKILDTPNGDDRASDQVVPPLCEPSVGFSTCESVGTALVESCITAVPRQDMHDGLAEFSKLESTGDLIHARKIECSSEKSISLEESKKSEYKATSSSTDVAYANNSVTEHEKKNSCDEGPPFIDSKKIDSGGKDTDDGSHENKCRSSSLDLSCQVSIEVEREAVDSEEQSSSSEKPPEGNIRQPDNLDPVNANQSNDSRGLHNKVTNIPELTAEASPVQKFAACIEDPGIAQTSSPQDMETSQVTEVAHEEARAEKGPCKFDLNQEVFSEDIDCSENQTGATSILSASGEVAAPGLPVSPVQFEGNFGWKGSVDKSDFLPASPGQSTKSNEDLTVGVISSTPKPPRGFREIDLNVTESGDGNTRDLLHYKHVPVYSSLPSGESSVETESRKSERHDLDLNLTSEDDGVPSDWRIGHRFPEEIDHHQSHSSSASSMQPLSIIDLNDQPNFPNDSYDISYLSNVNVSGGTKTDGSIISIMGARVKINPKDLVPQTIPFPNGRTPEHTFDVKVGRTETCFAIGSVLPYAHSSVYGYNNVAPVPAVAALPFSSSSYGSGLAIPYIVDSRRSPIIPQIGGDGFSQQPFVLNIMSSIPADGASGSSFDLNSGAMIKDGGREPLVLRDFLNLGPVNSMDDQLRSNTLPTLGSEIGGKRKEPDNGLEHYPFRNYTPPWK